Part of the Spirochaeta isovalerica genome, CTGTGTTTTGATATCATATCGGTTATAGCTTTCGAAAGGACTGATTCGTCCGGGGGAGAATATGCGAAGTGTTTTTTTTGAGTTGATTGTTACAGAGCTTGAAGTCGTAAATGATACATCGGTTTCCGGGAAACTCCATTTATCATATGTCAATGCATTCCAGTTAAAGTTCGAGGTTGAGCCTTCCGGATAAGGCTCTCCATTAAATAGTGGTACTATGAATCCTGAACCCAGTAAATCATTACCAATCGGCAAATTTCCTTTCATATAAAAAACCAGAACATCGCTCTCAGCCGGTTCCGTTAAACTCACCGTCCCCTTCAGAAGCGAATAGGAATACTCGTCTGGTTCAGCCTTGCGGAAATTTCTGTATGGATTGCCGCTGCCGTCAACAGAGGTATAGATCCCGTTCTTATCAGCAATATAGAATTCAAGGGAACCGGCATCGATATTGTCATCGGGAAGGATAAAATACTGACCCCGTTTAAAATTTCCCAGTTCAATCAATTCTTCGGTGACTTCATATTCTCCGAGAAAAGTCTTTTTCTGCTCGCTCGTCGGGTCATATCGGATAAGCACATCATGGGATGATAAGGCTGTTTGGAATTCGGCGCTGACGCCGGGAGTGTTGTAATCCGGTGAGGGAACATTGATTCCTTCGTAATCATCTATGGTAATCTCCGAATTCCCGATTCGCACAGCCTGAAGGACTTCTCCTTCCTGCCCGCGATATCCGATCGCATATGTGTTCTTGTCAAATCCTTCGAGGAAAGTCGTTTCCAGATAATAGCGGTTTTTCAGCCATAGCGATATGGTAACATCGGGTTCCTGATAGAAATTGAAATCCGTGAGACCGGGGAAGGCCGCCGGAAAAACAATACCCGCAGGCCCTGATTCAAAAGAGACCCCTCCTTTGACGCCGATTTTCCAGTAACCGGTGATATAAAGGTCCACTTCGCTGTCGTTAATATCCATATCCCAAACTGCTGCCGGAGCTTCTTCCCGCTCAATTGTTGAAGAGTCCTGACCGAATATATAGTAACTGCTGGTGGAAATGAGGATTAGAACTGAAAAAAAATATGTAAATAATCTCACTTCGTATTATTATTTACTTTAAACAGGAATGGTGCAAATACAATTTACCGAATATGATAACTGAACAGGAAAAAGCAAAACAATTTATTCTTAAGCTTCTGGCTAATCCGACTCTATCCGATCTTTCTGAATTGCAAAAGGAAGAGCAGATTCTGCAATTCCTTCACATTAACGGAAACAAACTCTATCCCACATTGAGTTCTCCTGCTTTTTTCCCCGGCAGGAACCTTATGGATATAAGCAATATCCTCTATACTGCTCTTTTTGATATAACTGACTCTTTATTGATCCCTGAATTACGAACCATAATCTATGAAAAAATAAATTATTCTTTCTTTGCTTTTCTGGGTGCCAAAGCGCTTAATGAAGAGGGAATCCGCTTTCAGATTTTTAAATTTCTGGAAAAGAATATCAAAAAACCCGTTATCAGAAGGAACCTGACAGGGCCTCATCGAGCTATAACAACGGCACTTCCGGTAAAATACCTCGTGCCGGCTTTCGAAAGAAGAAAATATATCCTTTTTGAATTAACTAAAGTTCAGCGGCTGAGAATGGCCCAGTCAGAAATTCAGAATTTTATTTATCTCACCATGCTTCTCCGTCCGGCAATTCATCTGATGGAAGCGCCCGGAAGAATGGGTGCCAATAAAAGCAATTCCGGAATGGTTCAGACCCATTACGTTCAGAAAGTTATCGAAGAGTTGAAAAAAGAGCTGACTCTTATTCCCGAAGAAGTCATCTGCAGCGGAATAAACAGCAACCTCTCCTTTCAGGATAATAATTCACTGGAAGCTACGGCGCGTATGGCCTCCTTATTCGCATCAATGGGTACCAATTACAGACCGGCAATGAAGATCGACCGCGGAGCTGTTTCCGCTGACAGCAGCTGGTTCAATATCGCAAGGAAAAATTACCGCTTCAACGGATTCGATAAGGATATGCTGAGCGAGTTGTATAACATTTCAGTGGAAAACGGGTGGTAGAAGGATTATGAAAGCGTTCAAGAAATTTCTGGAAAACCTGGTCATGATCGCCATCACACTGGTCATTCTTTTCACTTTTGTCGAAGATCTGGCCGCTTATCTCATGTGGGACTGGAACATACGGAAAATCCTGCTTTTTACAGGATTCGGTTTCGACCTTTTCTTTACTCTCGAATTTCTTATCAGGTACACCGCTTCCATAGCAAAAGGGGATACCGTTGAATATCTGGTGCACCGGAGAGGGTGGGTCGATTTCATCGCCTCTGTTCCTCTTCTGCTGTTTAATTCCGGTCCATCGGTTTATTTTCTCCTTTCCGGAGCGGCTTTTGCCGGCGGCGCAGGTGTCCTCAATATTCTGAAGGTTGTCAAGGCCGTGCGGGTAGCCCGCATACTGAGGATGCTGAGAGTCTTGAAAATATTCCGAAGCATAAAATCTGTCGACTCCCTGATGACCCAGCGGCATATGACCAGAATCATTTCAACCGTAGTCGTTTCGATTATCGCTGTAATGTTCTTCGGTTCTCTTCTTTTTTCCGAAGGTCTGATATCCTCCCCCGCAGTGGAAGCCAGGAATGATATCAGGGATAGAGTCGTTGATCAGATAGATTCTTCCATCCAGGAGGGAAATAGTCTTTCTCAGATTCTCAACACCAGAAATGACATTCTTCTGGTGAAAAGCGAAGGGAAGTCGGTATTCTCACGCTTTACGGACAAACAGTATGATGTGAATTTCGGTCCCGGTGATTATCAGTATGTATACAGGAATAAAACCGAAGTCTTTTTCGATCTCCGGTATAGCAATGCCGAAGAGGCTCTGCCGGGTATGCTGCTTCTGCTGACCATAGTCTTTACCGTTGTTATCCTTATGTTGTTTTACAGTCCCCATTTTGCCATGACAATTTCGGATCCAGTCTTTGTAATGCTGAAAGGCATGAGGGAAAAGAATTACAATCTTGAAGTCGATATCCCGGGCAGATACAGAAATGATGACATTTTCCGCCTTTCAGCGGAGTATAACGACCGGTTCCTCACTCTCAAAGCCAGGGGTGATGAAGAGGATAGTGAAGGGGACAGTGTTCTGAAAATGGAAGATCTCGGCGATCTTTCAGACTTACTCGGCTGATAATCCGTTCAGATCTATATTTTTTTCTCTCAGTTTATGCGCCGTCTCCTCTTTTACAATCAAACGGATCCGTCGCAGGGCTTCTGTAAACCCATCGACTACGGGCCGGGTGAAAACCGTTTCCGACTTGAAAGGGAGTTCGAAGGATATGCGTGAGGGAACATCTATCAGAACATCATACTTTCCCGGGTCGATGCCGGTTTCATTTTTTATTCTATAATTCAGCTCGCTCTCATAATTCGATTTGTAGTCGGCATCGGTCAGCTTGTTATGCAGCTGCGAATCATTATTGAAACAAACATCCTCTATCACTTTGTACTTCCAGGGAAACTCGGCTTTATCTACCAGATGGAGCGCTTCTTCTTTGCTTTCGGAACAGAATTTGTGAAAATCGTGATCATTCATTCTGTAAAGCTGTTCTTTTTCCAGATAACCGTATTTTAAAGCTTCGTAAATTGCTTTGCGAATCAATGCTGTGGATATGCGCACGGACTTGTGCCAGTAAACAGATTTATACATAAGGTATTTTGAGAAGAGAACGTTTTCCAGCGCTGAGGTTCCTTTTCGGCTGATGGCTATGCCTTCTCTGGTTGGATAGATCTGAGAAATCACAAAATCAATATCCTGCGTTCCATAAGGCACACCGCAGAAATAGGCATCTCTATTCAGATAATCCAGCTTGTCGGGATCAACGGGAGAGGAAAGGAGATTTCTGAAAAAGAGGATTTCGCTGCTTCCTTTCCAATCGCTTTTCTTATCGATAATCGCTGCTGTCATATCCGGGTCGGTCAGAGCCGAGTCTTTGATTATTTTCCTGATCGATCCATTTCGGATAATCTCTCCCGACAACACTTCGTGATCCTTTAAGGGAAAATCCTGGAGCGTGTGGGCGTGGGGAAAATGTCCGATATCATGGAGCAGTGCCGCGCTGAGAAATGCTTTAACACCATCAAGTGTAATAGGGGGACAGTATGGTGAAATAATGATTGCCCGCACCATCTGTCTCGCCAGATAAAAAACCCCGATGCTGTGGCTGAGCCTTGTATGAATAGCTCCGGGATACACATGGCTTGCCGGACCAAGCTGCCTTAATCCGTCAAGAAATCTGAAATCTTTATGGTTGATGATGTCCCGGTGGCCTTTCGTCATATAGATATGTTTCCAGAGGGGATCGCGGACCGGAACGGAAAATTGCTCTTCCAGGTAGCTGATAATTTCTGCTTTCATATTTTTTTTCCTTAAAATCAATAATATAAGCCTTGCTGCCTTTTTACCACCCTGCATTTCTTGACTGCTTCAGGAGGGGAGGACATAATATCAACTGTTTATGAAAGCAGAAATAATTTTACTAGTTCTTATACCAACTCTTTTTATTTTTTCCTGCAACGGTAAATCCGAAAGCAGACCCGAAAAAAACAATGAAGACACCAAAGTTAATCTTACAGTCAACCGGGAGGGGCAGAATCCTCTTCCTGCCATTCCGCTTCCCGGTGTCGCTCAACCGGAAGAGGAAGTCTTGCAGCCTGAGACTGTTGACAATAGTGAAATTCTTCAACAGGAGAATAACTCTTTTCTCAGTGGACGGACGGAGCTTCTAGCTTTACCTTTTCTTGAACCTGTATCTCCGAAAGGTTTTATCCTCGGAGAGCTTTATAACAACTTTCTCAGTATCGATAATGTTCGGGAGATCATAGCCCAATGCGATACTTTTCTTTCATCGTTACAAAATAATAATTTCAACGACCGGACGATCGTCGATGCCAGAAAAGAGGAGATAAAAAGCTACTGGGAGTACTATTTAAAAGATAAAATAGCAATTGAATCAGTATTGTATGGTGTGCCGGTGGCCGTCGGCAGAGAATATGAAGTCCCCTTTATGATAAAGCCTGACAATAAAGCAGGACGGATTTACCTTAGTCCTGAGGGACAAAGCTGGAAAATCAGCGGACTGGAAATAGATCTGCGTGATAAAAAGCAAAGCGACGATATGGAGAAATGGGCGCCGACAATTAATCCTATGCCTATGGGGTTTTAAAAGAATAAAAAAAGGCGGCCCGAAAGCCGCCTTAACTCCTTTTTTTTCACTATTCGCCGATAGTGATACCCTTTTGTTTTTTGGGATATGTTTTACCGACGGCCACACAATTGGCCTTTTCAGTGAACACGACACCTTCATTCCAGAATTCCAGAGCGGCGAACATAGCGTTTCCGCCATCGTGATAATCGCTTTCCTCTGTTGTGTAGGCAACATAGTCAGCCAGTTTTTCAAAATCGTTGTTTTTCAGACATTCCTGTCGTTTGGCATTGAAGTCGTTCCATTCATCAATTTTGGTGAATCCTTTCCCTTCATCTTCCACGATCAACCGTGTTTCTTCCTGGGAAAAATAATACCAGACTTTAATCTTTTTATCCGGATCGCTCTTATTGCCGTGCTTTACGGCATTTTTGATAAGCTCGCTTATCTGTTGCTCGAGCAGGTTGAGTTCCTTGATTTCAGGCGGGGCTTTCTGAACGATCAGTAGTGTAAAATAACGGATCTGACGGAAGTCGCTGGGAAATTCCTTGAAGAACATCTGATCTGTATTGAATAGTGGATGATTGTCATCTTTCAGAATCATTTTTGACATAAATATACCTCTTATACCTTCTTCAGTAATTCCAGTGCATCCTGGACCGTTCCCGCCAGAGGGAGATAGCCGGTCAGCTTAGTCAGTTCAATAACTTTTTTTACAGAACCGCGGATGTTGCTGATATAGAGATGAAGATTGCTTTTCTTTAAAGTTGAACAGATAAAAATAAGAGCACCGATACCACTGGAATCGATATATTCCACATTGTTCAGGTTGATAATGAATTTATTAACCTTTTTATCAAGCATTTTGATTACGAGATCTTTTAATTTGTAAGAGTTATACAAATCCATCTCTCCATTTACATCAATGATATAAATGTCATTGCTCTTCATGATTTTTAATTCCAAATTGATATCCTCATAAATCTGAATTTCTAAAGGCCTTTAAATTCGGCCGGTATGAACCTGTTGTTTTTTAATGCGATTTTAGCATTGTATAAAAGTCACAGTCAAGAAAGTTTTGTTTTAAGCTTTACGAGAGTTCCCTCTATTACCTGTGAATCATAAGGAAGAACCCTGTCTGACTGATCGAAAAAATAGAGCTCAAAACTGTCAAAAATCTTTTTGGCGTTAAATAAACCCGTTCCGAACCGTTTGTAATTGTATTTTTCCCTGTAAATCTGAAATTTTTTGCCGTTAATATCAATAGCGGAAACAGGATCATCGAGATTGTACGGTAGATCATTCGTATCGAATCCCTTTCCTTTATCGCGGATTGTGATAACAAGATCGTCATTTTCCACGGAGAAACGCAAGCGGACCGGCTGGTCGACGTTTTTCTCTCTGTGGGCGCATATGGAATTGTTGACCAGTTCGGAAATAGAGTGAAAAAAAAGGTCTTTTTCGATTTTTAATCCGGGAATTATCATTTCCCCGATATTTTCGAGAATGGAGCTGAGATCGGAACGGCTGTTGATGTTGAAATTAATGTGTTTGTATTCTTTTCCTCTGAATTGGATCATCCGCATGGACTTATCTTAATCAGTGTACAGGGAGATTGCAATCGATGTTTTATCTGCATGTGGAAATAATTAATTACAAGCAGTTGAAAATTATCATTCCCGATAAAATCGAACCTCTTGAAAAAAAAATCGGACAGATTATTTCAGCTTCCGGTGGAGAACCGCATCCTTCCGTTCAGGGGCTGTTCAGTTTTCATTCCACTTTCCGGGAAACCTCTCTCGCTCTTATCAGCGCGGCGTTCCAGATTTATAAAAATCTTGCCGCTCTTGCGGATAAGCTGTACGGTTTTTCTCTGATTCTTTCCGACTCCAACTGGTCCGATGAAGAAGTCGAAAGCCGCATACGGAATTATATTTACAGAATTCCCTTACAGGATAGCATCTGGCTTCTGGAAGACAGGAAGAGAAATCTGGAAACGCATATCGTCACTGAAAGCGCCAGAGGTCTGACAAAGATAGTTGAACAGAAGGAAGAGCTTCCCGGTACGGTTGAAAGAATGAGGCATTTCTGCCGCCGAGATGCCCATATCGACAGCATTGTTGAAACCGTTGAAGAGCTGGGAAACCCACTCGGAGAAAGGGCTCTGGTATATCTCAATGGAAACAGGTTTAACGGCGTTGATTATAATCTTGATGCCGTTCTGGAGAAACTTTGCCCCGAAGATAATGTCCCTCTTATATTCTTAAATAACTGCAGCAGTGAAAATCCTCTGGATCCCTTTGTCTGGAGTATAAATAAAGAAATCGAAGATAAAGTCTCTCCCTATCTGGATAATGGCGAGTTGGATCTCTGGCGGTCCTTATCCTCGGCTATGGATCTGTTCAGGAATTCATGGAACGCTGAACAATGCAGTGATTTTATAGAAAAAGATTTCTTTACACTTTATTCTCTTTATCTGAAAGCTTATATCAAGATTAGAAAAGATAATAATCTGCTTCCGCTGATTATCTGTAAAAATGTCGATAAATGGAAATCAGACAGCCTTAAGCTCCTTGTCGATCTCTTCCAGACTCTGATCTCGCGGGAAGGATTGATTCCCCTCTGTACCGGTGATGATATTGACTGGTCTGATCGGATGAAGCAGGGAAAAGTGAAAACTATCCACTTCAAGCCTTATTCCGTCGAGGAATTGAGGAAGAGAATTGCAAATGCTTTTCCGGATCTGACTATTGAAGAACGGGAGCTCTATTCCCTTTACAAAAACAGCGATGCCCTTGCTATTCCCATGTTTCACAGCCTTCTTTCCCGTCTGGAATCCGGTCGCTTTTTTGAAAATCACCATTCCCTCAAAGGTGTTCTCGAAGGATTCGATGAGTTGACGCTGACACTGCTTTATCTCATACAGATTGCCGGCGGACTGATCAGGAAGGAAGATTATTCTGATTTTTTTGAGAGCAGAGGCTACAGTGAGTCACGAATCAGTGAGAGGTTTGAACATCTCTATCTCTTCTCACTGATCGAAGGATCGCAATATCCCCGTCCGGTTTTCAAAGATCTCAACAGCCATGTCGAATCCGCATTGCCGGTGCAGAAAAAAGATCTTGTCAATAGTTTCACCAATTATCTTTTTTCTCTTTGGGAAAAGGGAACACATATAAATATCGAGAACCTTTTCCGGGTCATGATTTCTTATGGGCAGGTGGGTAAAAGTCTGCAGATTTATCAGGTCATTCTGGACAGATTTCTGAACAACAAGCAATTCAAGCTTGCCGATCATTATCTCTCAATGATTTTTTTCGATCTTAAAAAACTGTCGGTCGGAGAAAAAGATGCCTTGAAAAACATAATTTTCGCAGGACGAATGAGATCGGCGCTTTTGAAAGAAGACTACCGTGAAGTGCAAAACATAATCAGCGAAAGCGAGATAATCAAAGTCCACAAAAAATCAACCTATTCCTCTCATACATCTCTTCAGCATTCCCTGTATATGAACAGCATGGGAGATTACAGCCGGGGACTTAATCTGGCAAAAGAAGCGTTGTTTGAGTTTCAGCAGTCCGGTGACAATGCGGGTGAGGCGAAAGCCAATATTGAATTGGCCACGGCTTTGCTCGGACAGGGGAAAATCCGGACATCCCAGGATTATTTTGAAATTTCCAGAAGGGCCAGTTTTCAATCGAAAGACCTTCTCTGTCAGATTAGAAGTTCCTTTTTTAAATCCCTCTCGGACTTTATTTTCGGCAATATTCCGATGGCTCTTCGTGGCGTAAACGATATTCTTCCCGTGGCAGAGCGCGCGGGGCGTAGAGAGTGGCAGTTGATGCTTATACATCTGAAAGGCCGGATTCTGTTCGATCTGGGAAGATATCGCGATTGCGAGGATATTTACAAAGAAGCCTATGAGATGGCAGTCTATTACGGAATGGATAGGGCCGCATCTCTTTTGAGGCGCTGGAACGCCCGCTCCCTGATTTACAACGAAAGATACCGTGATGGGATTGATATTCTGAAGGAAATGGAATACACCGATGAATCGCTCTTCTTCCTTGCTGAAGCGGCGTATTTCGGTAGAAGAGAAGATAAAGCCCTGGAATATCTCAATAATGCCGGTATGAAATACCGCCGGATCGATTTTATTCCAAGCGAAACTCCTCTCTGGAAGGATGGTTTTTCATCTGTAGAAGGTTACTCTCTTTCCCGGGATAGCGAGAGTGATGTCCTGATGAACCAGATCCAGGCTTTCCGCTACTATCTGACCGGTCTGAACGGTGATTTAAATAATGCGATGGCCGGATTCAGTGAACTTACGGGACGCTATAGTAATCAGGGAGCAAACCACTACTATCATAAATACTTCTTCCTTTATTCCGATATCCTCCCGGATTCTGTCAGCGATGAAGAAAACCGGTTGAAAATCCTCTCCAATTCTGTAAAACTTCTCCAATCCAGAGCCGGACGCTTTGATGACCAGAAAATGAAACACTCATTTCTGAATTACAACGTCTGGAACAAGAGAATAACCGAAGAATCAGTGAAGAGGAATTTTATCTAAATGTCGTCGGAGATTATTGCCGGTAAAGAGGATATCCGGCTTTTTTTTAAAGAGAGAAACATAACTTACCTGAAGCGGTGCCGTATCGAGTGGAAACCGCTTCTTGAAAAGAAGCTCCATAAAAGTCCTTATTATCTTGAGAACAGAGAAGAATTTATCGATCTTGATAATCGTTACGGCGTTCAGATCGACCGTTCGGAAATGGCTCCCGTCTATATTAAAAAGATCAACGATAAAGTCGGATACGGATTATTCGCAGCGGATAATTTGAAAAAAGATGATTTCATCGGCGAGTATACGGGAGTTGTCAGGGAAACCATTGAACTGACGGAAGCCTTTGAAGATGGCTCGTGGGAAACGGATTTTTCCTGGGATTACCCCGATGAAGTCGGTGATGCCGCACTTGAAATCAATGGTCGCCTGGAAGGAAATGAACTCCGCTATGTCAATCATGGTAAGGAATGCAATCTCGATGTGGAGCACACCCTGCACGATGGTTTGTGGGTTATCTTTTTTATCGCCAACAGGGATATAGCCAAAGACGAACAACTCCTGGTTTCATATGGGGAAGAATACTGGAACGGAGGTTTCAGGAAGCTGGACGAACTGAATATCAGGGAGGATGGAAAATGAAATTTCCCGGCAGGAGAAAAACAAAACATTATTTCCCCGTAGGCAGTCATGGTAGAATTCCGCTGGATCAGACGCTCGAAAAGAACAATGAGAGCTATATTACCGGGATTGAACAGCTTCTGATCGACATAGAAGTGAATGTCAGCGATGAATTTCTGAAAGAGTTCGGTATTTCCAAAGGACAGTCGATGGTTCTTGACGACCGGATGGTGGCTTCCATTCTAACCAGACTTGAGGAAGAGCAGATCGTGGCTGAGTTTGCCGGGGGAACCATCGGAAATACCCTCCATAATTACTCAGTTCTGACCGATGACAGATCCGTCCTTCTGGGAACAATCAGCGAAACCATGAGAGTGGGGGATTACGCTTTCAATTATGTCTGCAATACTTCCAGCCACGTGAGCCTCTCCTATCTTCAGCCTGTTGATGGAGATTTGGCAAAAGCCATTTGTTTTGTTACACCTGACAAGGAAAGGACATTCTGCATCAGCAAGGGAATCATGAACGAACTGGATCCCTCATACGTCAACGAAGAGGTTATAAAGGGAAGTTCCGCACTTCTTATTACAGCGTATCTGCTACGGGATGAAAATGCTCCCATATTCCACTCAACGATGAAAGCTGTCTCCATTGCGAGGGAGTACAACGTTCCGGTTGTTCTGACCATGGGAACGAGTTCCCTTATTCAAGAAAAACATGATTTTCTTGTGGAGTTTATAAAAAATTATGTCAATGTCGCTGCCATGAATGATGAAGAAGCCAAAGCCCTTTCCGGAACGGATGATCCTCTTCTGGCTGGAACAAAAATCCTGGAGATGACGGATCTTGTACTCCTTACAGTCGGTTCTCAGGGCTTGTATATGTGCGGATATGTGGATAGAGAGGCTGCCAGGGAGACGAAAGACCAGATTCACAGCAAATCCATAGCCGAATACAATAAATTCGAATACAGCCGGTCCATGAAGAGGCAGGACTGCAAGGATCCCGTGAAAATATACACCCATATCAATCCTTACATGGGAGGCCCCGGAGCCATTACCAATACGAACGGCGCCGGAGATGCCGCTCTGGCAGCTGTTCTTCACGATATAGCAGCAAATGCTTTCCACAGAAAGCTGCAGCCTTCATCGCCGAAGCACTCGGCTCCTTTCCTGACCTATTCATCCATACATCAGATCAGCAAATATGCCAACAGAGTCAGTTTTGAAGTGCTGAGTCAGAATTCTCCCCGTCTCTCGAGAGGTCTTCCCGATAGAGAGGAGAATCTGAAGGATGCGTACTGGGATCTTTAGGAAACGGCAATATAGGCTTTTATCAAGCTGAACGTTGCCTCCAGTCCTTCTCTGTGAACTCTTTCGTATCCGTGGGAGGCTGATACGCCCGGACCGATCAGGCCGTGCCTGAGGTTGGCCCCCGCATAGAGCGCCGCGCTGGCGTCGGAAGAGTAGTAGGGGTATATGGCCACTGCATAGTTGAGTTTCAGCTGCTCAGCGAGTCTGACAAGCGCTGTGGTTACATCATTATTATAGGGGCCGCTTGAATCTTTGGCGCAAATGGACACTTTAAACTCATCGGTTTCCAGATCATCCCCTACAGCACCCATATCGATCGCCAGAATTTCCACAGCATCGTCGGGTAGAGCTGCCGCGCTTCCATGGCCTGTCTCTTCGAAATTGGAGAAAAACAGATAGACTTTCCGTTTCAGCTTCGAAGAGCTTAGCTCTTCTGCCAGATTGAGAAGCAGAGC contains:
- a CDS encoding SET domain-containing protein-lysine N-methyltransferase yields the protein MSSEIIAGKEDIRLFFKERNITYLKRCRIEWKPLLEKKLHKSPYYLENREEFIDLDNRYGVQIDRSEMAPVYIKKINDKVGYGLFAADNLKKDDFIGEYTGVVRETIELTEAFEDGSWETDFSWDYPDEVGDAALEINGRLEGNELRYVNHGKECNLDVEHTLHDGLWVIFFIANRDIAKDEQLLVSYGEEYWNGGFRKLDELNIREDGK
- a CDS encoding ion transporter: MKAFKKFLENLVMIAITLVILFTFVEDLAAYLMWDWNIRKILLFTGFGFDLFFTLEFLIRYTASIAKGDTVEYLVHRRGWVDFIASVPLLLFNSGPSVYFLLSGAAFAGGAGVLNILKVVKAVRVARILRMLRVLKIFRSIKSVDSLMTQRHMTRIISTVVVSIIAVMFFGSLLFSEGLISSPAVEARNDIRDRVVDQIDSSIQEGNSLSQILNTRNDILLVKSEGKSVFSRFTDKQYDVNFGPGDYQYVYRNKTEVFFDLRYSNAEEALPGMLLLLTIVFTVVILMLFYSPHFAMTISDPVFVMLKGMREKNYNLEVDIPGRYRNDDIFRLSAEYNDRFLTLKARGDEEDSEGDSVLKMEDLGDLSDLLG
- a CDS encoding inosine/guanosine kinase, with product MKFPGRRKTKHYFPVGSHGRIPLDQTLEKNNESYITGIEQLLIDIEVNVSDEFLKEFGISKGQSMVLDDRMVASILTRLEEEQIVAEFAGGTIGNTLHNYSVLTDDRSVLLGTISETMRVGDYAFNYVCNTSSHVSLSYLQPVDGDLAKAICFVTPDKERTFCISKGIMNELDPSYVNEEVIKGSSALLITAYLLRDENAPIFHSTMKAVSIAREYNVPVVLTMGTSSLIQEKHDFLVEFIKNYVNVAAMNDEEAKALSGTDDPLLAGTKILEMTDLVLLTVGSQGLYMCGYVDREAARETKDQIHSKSIAEYNKFEYSRSMKRQDCKDPVKIYTHINPYMGGPGAITNTNGAGDAALAAVLHDIAANAFHRKLQPSSPKHSAPFLTYSSIHQISKYANRVSFEVLSQNSPRLSRGLPDREENLKDAYWDL
- a CDS encoding ATP-binding protein; this translates as MRMIQFRGKEYKHINFNINSRSDLSSILENIGEMIIPGLKIEKDLFFHSISELVNNSICAHREKNVDQPVRLRFSVENDDLVITIRDKGKGFDTNDLPYNLDDPVSAIDINGKKFQIYREKYNYKRFGTGLFNAKKIFDSFELYFFDQSDRVLPYDSQVIEGTLVKLKTKLS
- a CDS encoding anti-sigma factor antagonist (This anti-anti-sigma factor, or anti-sigma factor antagonist, belongs to a family that includes characterized members SpoIIAA, RsbV, RsfA, and RsfB.), coding for MELKIMKSNDIYIIDVNGEMDLYNSYKLKDLVIKMLDKKVNKFIINLNNVEYIDSSGIGALIFICSTLKKSNLHLYISNIRGSVKKVIELTKLTGYLPLAGTVQDALELLKKV
- a CDS encoding ATP-binding protein, giving the protein MSKMILKDDNHPLFNTDQMFFKEFPSDFRQIRYFTLLIVQKAPPEIKELNLLEQQISELIKNAVKHGNKSDPDKKIKVWYYFSQEETRLIVEDEGKGFTKIDEWNDFNAKRQECLKNNDFEKLADYVAYTTEESDYHDGGNAMFAALEFWNEGVVFTEKANCVAVGKTYPKKQKGITIGE
- a CDS encoding HD domain-containing protein produces the protein MKAEIISYLEEQFSVPVRDPLWKHIYMTKGHRDIINHKDFRFLDGLRQLGPASHVYPGAIHTRLSHSIGVFYLARQMVRAIIISPYCPPITLDGVKAFLSAALLHDIGHFPHAHTLQDFPLKDHEVLSGEIIRNGSIRKIIKDSALTDPDMTAAIIDKKSDWKGSSEILFFRNLLSSPVDPDKLDYLNRDAYFCGVPYGTQDIDFVISQIYPTREGIAISRKGTSALENVLFSKYLMYKSVYWHKSVRISTALIRKAIYEALKYGYLEKEQLYRMNDHDFHKFCSESKEEALHLVDKAEFPWKYKVIEDVCFNNDSQLHNKLTDADYKSNYESELNYRIKNETGIDPGKYDVLIDVPSRISFELPFKSETVFTRPVVDGFTEALRRIRLIVKEETAHKLREKNIDLNGLSAE